Proteins encoded within one genomic window of Brassica rapa cultivar Chiifu-401-42 chromosome A09, CAAS_Brap_v3.01, whole genome shotgun sequence:
- the LOC103843820 gene encoding brefeldin A-inhibited guanine nucleotide-exchange protein 3 — protein MASTEAADSRLARVVIPSLDKIIKNASWRKHSKLAHECKSLILRLRSPDDSSPLADSDSGCSLPGPLHDGASAEYSLAESEIILSPLINASSTGVLKIVDPALDCLQKLIAHGYLRGEADPTGAPDALLLSKLIETICKCHELDDEALELLLLKTLLTAVTSISLRIHGDSLLQIVRTCYGIYLGSRNAVNQATAKASLVQMSVIVFRRMEADSSTVPIQPIVVAELMEPTGRSSESDPSTTQSVQGFITKIMQDIDGVFNSSANSKGTFGAHDGAFETSLPGTANPTDLLDSTDKDMLDAKYWEISMYKSALEGRKGELADGEVEKDDDSEVQIGNKLRRDAFLVFRALCKLSMKTPPKEDPELMRGKIVALELLKILLENAGAVFRTSDRFLGAIKQYLCLSLLKNSASNLMIIFQLSCSILLSLVSRFRAGLKAEIGVFFPMIVLRVLENVAQPDFQQKMIVLRFLEKLCVDSQILVDIFINYDCDVNSSNIFERMVNGLLKTAQGVPPGMVTTLLPPQETAMKLEALKCLVAVLRSMGDWVNKQLRLPDPYSAKMLEIDDRNLEEGGHPVENGKGDGGHGGFERSESQSELSSGTSDALAIEQRRAYKLELQEGISIFNQKPKKGIEFLIKANKVGDSPEEIAAFLKDASGLNKTLVGDYLGEREDLSLKVMHAYVDSFDFQGMEFDEAIRAFLRGFRLPGEAQKIDRIMEKFAERYCKCNPKAFSSADTAYVLAYSVILLNTDAHNPMVKSKMTADGFIRNNRGIDDGKDLPEEYLRALYERISRNEIKMKDDGLGPQQKQPANSSRLLGLDTILNIVVPRRGDDLYMETSDDLIRHMQERFKEKARKSESVYYAASDVVILRFMVEVCWAPMLAAFSVPLDQSDDAVITTLCLEGFHHAIHVTSVMSLKTHRDAFVTSLAKFTSLHSPADIKQKNIEAIKAIVKLAEEEGNYLQDAWEHILTCVSRFEHLHLLGEGAPPDATFFAFPQTESGNSPMAKSNSVPAVKERTPGKLQYAASAVIRGSYDGSGVAGKASNTVTSEQMNNLISNLNLLEQVGDMSRIFTRSQRLNSEAIIDFVKALCKVSMDELRSPSDPRVFSLTKIVEIAHYNMNRIRLVWSSIWHVLSDFFVAIGCSDNLSIAIFAMDSLRQLSMKFLEREELANYNFQNEFMKPFVVVMRKSGAVEIRELIIRCVSQMVLSRVNSVKSGWKSMFMIFTTAAHDAHKNIVFLSFEMVEKIIRDYFPHITETETTTFTDCVNCLVAFTNSKFEKDISLQAISFLQYCARKLAEGSVGSSLRRNPPSSPQGGKGGNHDSGKFLESDEDLYSWFPLLAGLSELSFDPRAEIRKVALKVLFDTLRNHGDHFSLSLWERVFESVLFRIFDYVRHDDVDPPGEHSADNGEVDQESWLYETCSLALQLVVDLFVNFYKTVNPLLKKVLMLFVSLIKRPHQSLAGAGIASLVRLMRDVGHQFSDEQWDEVVSCIKEAADATSPDFSFVTSEDLTQDVVSNEDETSENTNDALRRRNRQLHAAVADAKSKASIQIFVIQAVTDIYIMYRTSLAAKHMLMLYDAMHCIASNAHKINADTVLRAKLQELGSSPESQEAPLLRLENESFQTCMTFLDNLITDQPLGYEEAEIESHLIRLCREVLEFYVEISCSKEQSSRWAVPSGSGKRKELTARAPLVVAAIQTLGNMGESLFKKNLPELFPLIATLISCEHGSGGEVQVALSDMLQRSMGPLLLHSCS, from the exons ATGGCTTCTACGGAAGCCGCCGATTCCCGCTTAGCCCGAGTAGTGATCCCTTCGCTTGACAAGATCATTAAGAACGCGTCCTGGCGCAAACACTCCAAGCTCGCTCACGAGTGCAAATCCCTCATCCTGCGCCTCAGATCCCCCGACGATTCCTCCCCTCTCGCTGACTCTGATTCTGGATGCTCCCTTCCTGGCCCCCTTCACGACGGTGCTTCCGCCGAGTACTCTCTCGCCGAGTCCGAGATCATCCTTAGCCCTCTCATCAACGCCTCCTCCACCGGCGTTCTCAAGATCGTCGATCCCGCCCTTGACTGCCTCCAGAAGCTGATTGCCCACGGCTACCTTCGCGGCGAGGCCGATCCCACCGGCGCTCCCGACGCCCTGCTCCTTTCCAAGCTCATCGAGACCATCTGCAAATGTCACGAGTTGGATGACGAAGCTCTCGAGCTCCTCCTCCTCAAGACGCTCTTAACCGCCGTCACTTCTATTTCCCTCAGGATCCATGGAGATTCTCTGCTTCAGATCGTCAGGACTTGTTACGGTATCTACTTAGGTAGCAGAAACGCCGTTAATCAGGCCACCGCCAAAGCCTCCCTCGTCCAGATGTCTGTCATCGTCTTCCGGAGAATGGAGGCTGATTCTTCCACTGTCCCCATTCAGCCCATCGTCGTCGCCGAGCTCATGGAGCCCACCGGCAGATCTTCCGAATCTGACCCATCCACCACGCAGTCCGTCCAAGGTTTCATTACCAAAATCATGCAGGACATTGATGGCGTCTTCAACTCCTCAGCTAACTCCAAGGGCACTTTTGGCGCCCACGATGGGGCCTTCGAGACTTCACTGCCTGGGACTGCCAATCCTACTGATTTGTTGGACTCCACCGATAAGGATATGTTGGATGCCAAGTACTGGGAGATCAGTATGTACAAGTCCGCCCTCGAAGGAAGGAAAGGGGAGCTGGCCGATGGAGAAGTTGAGAAAGACGATGATTCTGAGGTCCAGATTGGGAATAAGCTCAGAAGAGACGCCTTCTTGGTTTTCAGGGCTCTTTGCAAGCTCTCCATGAAGACGCCTCCCAAGGAAGATCCAGAGTTGATGCGGGGGAAGATTGTGGCTCTCGAGCTATTGAAGATTCTGCTCGAGAATGCTGGTGCTGTCTTTAGAACTAGCGATAG GTTCTTAGGCGCCATCAAGCAGTATCTGTGTCTCTCCTTGCTGAAAAACAGTGCCTCAAATCTTATGATCATTTTCCAGCTTTCCTGCTCGATTTTACTTAGTCTGGTTTCCAGATTCCGTGCTGGGCTGAAGGCAGAGATTGGGGTCTTCTTCCCTATGATTGTTCTAAGAGTGTTAGAGAATGTTGCTCAACCTGATTTTCAACAGAAGATGATAGTGCTTCGGTTCCTGGAAAAGCTCTGCGTTGATTCACAGATTTTAGTAGATATCTTCATCAACTACGATTGCGATGTCAATTCATCCAATATTTTTGAGAG GATGGTCAATGGTCTGCTTAAAACTGCTCAAGGAGTGCCTCCTGGCATGGTTACTACCTTGTTGCCACCACAAGAAACAGCCATGAAACTTGAAGCCCTTAAGTGCTTAGTCGCTGTTTTAAGGTCCATGGGAGACTGGGTGAATAAACAGTTGCGTCTTCCAGATCCTTATTCAGCAAAAATGCTAGAAATTGATGATAGAAATCTTGAAGAAGGGGGCCATCCGGTGGAAAACGGTAAGGGGGACGGGGGCCATGGAGGGTTTGAAAGATCAGAGTCTCAGTCTGAATTGTCCAGTGGAACTTCGGATGCCTTAGCAATAGAGCAACGTCGAGCTTACAAGCTTGAACTTCAG GAAGGTATTTCTATTTTCAACCAGAAACCTAAGAAAGGTATTGAGTTTCTTATCAAGGCAAACAAGGTGGGAGATTCACCAGAGGAAATAGCAGCTTTTTTGAAAGATGCATCGGGGTTGAACAAGACGTTGGTAGGGGATTATCTGGGGGAAAGAGAAGACCTATCCCTTAAAGTGATGCATGCATATGTGGATTCATTCGACTTTCAAGGCATGGAATTTGATGAGGCCATTCGAGCCTTTCTAAGGGGCTTTAGGCTGCCAGGAGAAGCACAGAAAATTGATCGTATCATGGAGAAGTTTGCGGAGCGTTACTGTAAATGTAACCCAAAGGCTTTCTCTAGCGCTGATACGGCATATGTACTCGCTTACTCTGTCATTTTGCTCAACACAGATGCACATAACCCTATGGTTAAGAGCAAG ATGACGGCTGATGGTTTTATCAGAAATAATCGTGGGATAGATGACGGGAAAGACTTGCCTGAGGAATATCTGCGTGCATTATATGAAAGGATATCTAGAAATGAAATAAAGATGAAGGATGATGGTTTGGGTCCGCAACAGAAGCAGCCGGCAAACTCAAGTCGATTACTTGGCTTGGATACTATCTTAAATATTGTTGTTCCTAGGCGTGGTGACGATCTGTACATGGAGACCAGCGATGATCTTATCAGGCATATGCAAGAGAGGTTTAAAGAAAAAGCTCGCAAATCTGA GTCAGTTTATTATGCAGCCTCGGATGTAGTTATTCTCAGATTTATGGTTGAGGTGTGTTGGGCTCCTATGTTGGCTGCTTTCAGTGTTCCACTTGACCAGAGTGATGATGCAGTCATTACGACATTATGTCTGGAGGGTTTTCACCATGCTATCCATGTTACTTCTGTAATGTCTTTAAAGACGCACAGAGATGCCTTTGTGACATCACTAGCAAAATTTACTTCTCTCCACTCTCCTGCTGATATCAAGCAGAAAAACATTGAGGCCATAAAG GCAATAGTCAAATTGGCAGAGGAAGAAGGTAACTATCTGCAAGATGCTTGGGAGCATATATTGACATGTGTTTCTCGGTTTGAACATCTTCATCTCTTGGGGGAAGGAGCGCCTCCTGATGCTACCTTCTTTGCATTTCCTCAAACCGAGTCAGGAAACTCTCCAATGGCCAAGTCAAATTCAGTACCTGCAGTTAAAGAAAGAACACCTGGAAAACTTCAGTATGCTGCTTCTGCTGTGATAAGGGGTTCCTACGATGGTTCTGGTGTTGCTGGCAAGGCCTCTAATACGGTGACATCTGAGCAGATGAACAACCTGATATCCAATCTGAACTTGCTAGAACAGGTTGGTGACATGAGTCGGATATTTACGCGTAGTCAAAGATTGAACAGTGAAGCCATAATTGACTTCGTTAAAGCACTCTGCAAAGTGTCCATGGATGAATTACGATCTCCATCTGATCCACGAGTCTTCAGCCTTACAAAGATTGTAGAAATAGC GCACTATAACATGAATCGCATAAGACTTGTCTGGTCGAGCATCTGGCATGTGCTCTCCGATTTCTTTGTGGCTATTGGCTGTTCCGATAATCTCTCCATTGCAATTTTTGCTATGGATTCCTTGCGCCAGCTGTCTATGAAGTTCTTAGAGCGGGAAGAGTTGGCTAATTATAACTTCCAAAATGAATTTATGAAACCTTTTGTTGTCGTCATGCGCAAAAGTGGTGCTGTTGAAATCAGGGAATTGATTATACGATGTGTCTCACAGATGGTTTTATCACGTGTTAACAGTGTCAAGTCTGGATGGAAGAGCATGTTCATG ATTTTCACGACAGCAGCGCACGATGCACATAAAAATATTGTGTTCCTGTCTTTTGAAATGGTTGAGAAGATAATCCGAGACTACTTCCCACACATCACAGAGACAGAGACGACCACCTTCACAGACTGTGTGAATTGCCTTGTTGCGTTTACCAATAGTAAATTTGAGAAAGATATCAGTCTCCAAGCCATTTCGTTCCTTCAATATTGCGCGAGAAAACTTGCTGAAGGCTCTGTCGGTTCATCATTGAGGAGGAACCCTCCATCTTCTCCACAGGGAGGAAAAGGCGGGAATCATGATAGTGGGAAATTTCTTGAAAGCGATGAAGATTTATATTCTTGGTTTCCCTTGTTAGCTG GTTTATCTGAACTTAGTTTCGACCCAAGAGCAGAAATAAGGAAGGTTGCGTTAAAAGTCCTGTTTGATACTCTGCGGAACCATGGTGACCATTTCAGTCTGTCCTTATGGGAACGGGTTTTCGAGTCTGTTTTATTTCGGATATTTGATTATGTGCGTCACGACGACGTTGACCCGCCTGGTGAGCATTCAGCTGATAATGGGGAAGTCGACCAAGAGTCTTGGCTCTACGAGACATGCTCGTTAGCTCTGCAACTAGTTGTAGATCTCTTTGTGAATTTCTACAAGACGGTTAACCCTCTCCTTAAGAAAGTACTGATGCTATTCGTAAGCTTGATAAAACGCCCTCACCAAAGTCTTGCTGGTGCGGGCATTGCTTCGCTCGTACGTCTGATGAGAGACGTGGGTCATCAATTCTCAGACGAACAATGGGACGAGGTTGTGTCATGTATTAAAGAAGCGGCAGATGCTACATCCCCTGACTTCTCATTCGTTACCAGTGAAGATTTGACGCAGGACGTTGTAAGCAATGAGGATGAAACAAGTGAAAATACCAACGACGCACTGAGAAGAAGAAACAGGCAGCTTCATGCTGCCGTAGCAGATGCCAAATCCAAAGCTTCAATTCAGATTTTTGTGATCCAG GCGGTAACAGATATATACATTATGTACCGTACATCTCTCGCAGCCAAACACATGTTGATGCTCTATGACGCTATGCACTGCATCGCATCCAACGCTCACAAAATCAACGCCGACACAGTCTTACGTGCCAAGCTTCAGGAGCTTGGGTCGTCCCCTGAATCCCAAGAGGCTCCTCTCCTTCGCCTGGAGAACGAATCTTTCCAAACATGTATGACCTTCTTAGACAACCTCATAACAGACCAGCCCTTGGGCTACGAGGAGGCGGAGATAGAAAGCCACCTCATAAGGCTGTGCAGAGAGGTGCTGGAGTTTTACGTGGAAATTTCATGTTCGAAGGAGCAGTCGTCTAGATGGGCGGTTCCCTCGGGGTCAGGAAAACGCAAGGAGCTAACGGCGAGGGCTCCGCTAGTGGTGGCTGCGATTCAGACACTGGGAAACATGGGAGAGTCGCTGTTCAAGAAGAACCTGCCGGAGTTGTTTCCTCTGATAGCGACGTTGATAAGCTGTGAACATGGGTCAGGTGGAGAGGTACAAGTAGCTCTTAGTGATATGCTTCAGAGATCAATGGGACCTCTTCTCCTCCACTCTTGCTCCTGA
- the LOC103843824 gene encoding squamosa promoter-binding-like protein 8, with protein MLDYEWDNTSAIMGSGEERHHHQDLDTTRALSIFDPTQTNHHQSPYNNFSPPLFSNQQHLTVVYGHQTAHNIPTNQFHHSFYDPNPYASSSSDSIYHAHSSASALFSFDQSGPAGSGSSYNFLVPKTEVDVVSRSLDFSTSNRIGLNLGGRTYFSAGDDDFVSRLYRRSRPGELLGMGNSLSTTLTPRCQAERCNADLSHAKHYHRRHKVCEFHSKASTVVAAGLSQRFCQQCSRFHLLSEFDNGKRSCRKRLADHNRRRRKCHQSASTSGKHIPDIITTPKSANDSGVKSSSASPSNAPTPISLECFRQRQFQTTPSSSTSAIWGSLAPAYNL; from the exons ATGTTGGACTACGAATGGGACAACACCTCCGCCATAATGGGATCCGGAGAAGAACGACACCATCACCAGGACCTTGACACAACCCGAGCCTTGTCCATTTTCGACCCGACCCAAACCAATCATCATCAGTCCCCTTACAACAACTTTTCTCCACCGCTGTTTTCTAACCAACAACATTTGACCGTCGTATATGGTCATCAGACCGCTCATAATATCCCAACAAACCAGTTTCATCACTCCTTCTACGACCCTAATCCTTACGCCTCCAGCTCATCCGATTCCATCTACCATGCTCACTCTTCTGCTTCAGCCTTGTTCTCTTTCGACCAAAGTGGACCAGCAGGATCCGGATCTTCTTACAACTTCCTCGTACCCAAGACGGAAGTGGACGTCGTCTCCCGGTCGCTCGATTTCAGCACGTCAAACAGGATAGGCCTGAATCTGGGAGGACGCACTTACTTCTCGGCCGGAGACGACGATTTCGTGAGCAGGCTGTACAGGAGGTCTCGACCCGGCGAACTGCTGGGAATGGGGAACTCGCTGAGCACTACTCTTACTCCACGGTGCCAAGCGGAGAGATGCAACGCCGATCTGAGCCACGCCAAACACTACCACCGCCGCCACAAAGTGTGCGAATTCCACTCAAAAGCTTCGACGGTTGTGGCTGCGGGGCTCAGCCAGCGCTTTTGTCAGCAATGTAGCAG GTTCCATTTGCTGTCGGAATTCGACAACGGGAAACGGAGCTGCCGTAAGCGACTTGCTGACCATAACCGCCGCCGCCGCAAATGTCACCAGTCAGCCTCCACCAGCGGCAAACACATTCCGGATATTATCACCACTCCAA AGTCAGCAAACGATTCGGGTGTAAAGTCGTCGTCAGCGTCTCCATCCAACGCGCCGACCCCAATTTCTTTGGAATGTTTCCGGCAGAGGCAGTTCCAAACCACACCGTCCTCTTCCACGTCCGCAATATGGGGTAGCTTAGCTCCTGCGTATAATCTTTAA
- the LOC103843825 gene encoding uncharacterized protein LOC103843825, translating to MEKVCCMCGDVGFSDKLFRCGHCRNRFQHSYCSNYYSEFAEPTEICDWCQSDDKKLSSVAKKGGSSVSSSKKKKASSSVNYESGVTNQSEYPSGGGIKHDNNHHDQVAKSVVAGPAGGGMPSPRTATRRYKLLKDVRC from the exons ATGGAGAAAGTGTGCTGCATGTGCGGCGACGTCGGCTTTTCCGACAAGCTATTCCGCTGCGGGCACTGCCGCAACCGCTTTCAACACTC TTATTGTAGTAATTACTACAGTGAGTTTGCGGAGCCGACCGAGATTTGCGACTGGTGCCAGAGCGACGACAAAAAGCTGAGCAGCGTTGCTAAAAAAGGCGGatcttctgtttcttcttcaaagaagaagaaggcttCTTCCTCCGTAAATTACGAGAGCGGGGTCACAAACCAATCGGAGTATCCTTCCGGTGGCGGGATCAAGCATGACAATAACCATCATGATCAAGTGGCCAAGAGCGTTGTTGCAGGACCTGCAGGAGGCGGAATGCCGTCGCCGAGGACGGCCACGCGAAGGTACAAGCTTCTCAAGGATGTCAGGTGTTAG
- the LOC103843821 gene encoding protein transport Sec1a isoform X1 → MSFSDSESSSHPRDGGDYKFFRQISRDRLLHEMLGSTKTGDSKAWKILIMDRVTVKVMSKSCKMADITDQGISLVEELFKRREPMPGMDAIYFIQPSKENIVMFLSDMSGREPLYRKAFIFFSSTIPKELVNHIKSDSSVLPRIGALREMNMEYFPIDNQGFLTDHDQALQTLYAEDAENSRHFNICLNMMATRISTVFASLKELPFVRYRAAKSTAPRDLVPSKLAAAIWDCISKFKAIPNFPQTETCELLIVDRSVDQIAPIIHEWTYDAMCHDLLDMEGNKHVIEVPSKTGGPPEKKEIVLEDHDPVWLELRHTHIADASERLHEKMTNFASKNKAAQMRSKEGSELSTRDLQKIVQALPQYGEQVDKLSTHVEIAGKINRIIRDTGLRDLGQLEQDLVFGDAAAKDVINFLRTNQDTNPENKLRLLMIYATVYPEKFEGDKGVKLMQLAKLSPVDMKVISNMQLIAGSPENKTKSGSFSLKFDTGKTKQANRKDRSGEEETWQLFRFYPMLEELLEKLVKGDLSKSDYLCMNQSSHKEEESESRTGSVRKSSAPTAVPERKATPHSMRSRRTATWARPHSSDDGYSSDSVLKSASLDLKKLGQRIFVFIIGGATRSELRVCHKLTSSLRREVVLGSTSFDDPPQYITKLKLLSEKDIAGAPAQPFKPQYW, encoded by the exons ATGTCCTTCTCCGATTCAGAATCCTCCTCTCATCCCCGCGATGGCGGAGATTATAAGTTCTTTCGCCAGATCAGTCGCGATC GGTTGCTACACGAGATGCTTGGATCTACCAAAACTGGGGATTCAAAAGCTTGGAag ATACTTATCATGGACAGAGTTACGGTTAAAGTTATGTCAAAGTCCTGCAAAATGGCTGATATCACCGACCAAGGCATTTCCT TGGTAGAAGAACTTTTCAAGAGAAGGGAACCAATGCCTGGCATGGACGCTATCTACTTTATCCAACCTTCCAAAGAAAA CATTGTTATGTTTCTATCTGACATGTCTGGGAGGGAACCCTTGTACAGAAA ggcatttatttttttcagttcaACGATCCCCAAAGAACTGGTGAATCACATCAAAAGTGATTCAAGCGTCTTACCACGCATTGGGGCCTTAAGAGAG ATGAACATGGAATACTTCCCCATAGACAATCAG GGATTTCTAACTGATCACGATCAAGCATTGCAAACGCTCTATGCTGAAGATGCTGAGAATTCTCGccattttaatatttgtttgaaTATGATGGCTACTAGAATCTCTACCGTGTTTGCTTCCCTCAAG GAATTACCCTTTGTTCGGTATCGAGCTGCCAAGTCCACGGCCCCACGTGACTTGGTTCCGTCAAAGCTTGCTGCTGCTATTTGGGACTGTATCTCTAAATTCAAAGCCATTCCCAACTTCCCCCAGACCGAAACATGTGAGCTGCTCATTGTGGATAGATCAGTGGATCAG ATTGCTCCTATCATACATGAATGGACCTATGATGCTATGTGCCATGATTTGCTTGATATGGAGGGGAATAAACATGTTATTGAG GTTCCCAGTAAAACTGGTGGGCCTCCGGAGAAAAAGGAGATAGTGCTTGAAGATCATGATCCAGTGTGGCTTGAGCTTCGACACACACATATAGCAGAT gCTAGCGAGCGTTTGCATGAGAAAATGACCAACTTTGCTTCAAAGAACAAAGCCGCACAAATGAGATCAAA AGAGGGTAGCGAGTTGTCTACGCGTGATCTGCAGAAAATAGTACAGGCATTGCCACAATATGGAGAGCAAGTTGACAAACTATCCACTCATGTAGAG ATAGCTGGAAAAATTAACAGAATAATAAGAGACACGGGACTTAGGGATCTAGGGCAGCTGGAACAAGATCTTGTTTTCGGAGACGCAGCTGCCAAGGACGTTATCAATTTCCTCAGGACAAATCAG GACACAAACCCGGAGAACAAATTGCGACTATTGATGATTTATGCAACGGTGTACCCGGAGAAGTTCGAAGGTGACAAGGGCGTGAAGCTAATGCAG CTTGCTAAGTTATCACCAGTGGATATGAAAGTTATAAGCAACATGCAATTGATAGCTGGCTCTCCAGAAAACAAGACTAAATCCGGTAGTTTCTCCCTCAAATTTGACACCGGAAAg ACAAAACAAGCAAACAGGAAAGATAGGTCTGGTGAAGAAGAAACGTGGCAACTGTTCCGGTTTTATCCCATGCTCGAG GAGCTACTTGAGAAACTTGTGAAAGGGGATCTGTCCAAAAGCGACTATTTATGCATGAACCAATCGAGTCATAAGGAGGAGGAGAGTGAATCCCGAACAGGATCAGTGAGGAAGAGCTCTGCTCCTACGGCGGTTCCAGAGCGGAAAGCCACCCCTCACTCTATGAGATCAAGACGGACAGCAACTTGGGCACGTCCTCATTCTTCTGACGATGGCTATTCCAG TGACTCGGTGCTGAAAAGTGCTTCACTGGACTTGAAGAAGCTGGGGCAACGCATCTTTGTGTTCATTATTGGTGGGGCAACTCGATccgag CTCCGAGTTTGCCACAAGTTGACAAGCAGTTTGAGGAGAGAAGTGGTACTAGGCTCCACTAGTTTCGACGATCCCCCACAATACATCACG AAGCTGAAACTGCTGTCGGAGAAAGACATAGCGGGGGCTCCTGCTCAGCCCTTCAAACCACAATACTGGTGA
- the LOC103843821 gene encoding protein transport Sec1a isoform X2, with translation MLGSTKTGDSKAWKILIMDRVTVKVMSKSCKMADITDQGISLVEELFKRREPMPGMDAIYFIQPSKENIVMFLSDMSGREPLYRKAFIFFSSTIPKELVNHIKSDSSVLPRIGALREMNMEYFPIDNQGFLTDHDQALQTLYAEDAENSRHFNICLNMMATRISTVFASLKELPFVRYRAAKSTAPRDLVPSKLAAAIWDCISKFKAIPNFPQTETCELLIVDRSVDQIAPIIHEWTYDAMCHDLLDMEGNKHVIEVPSKTGGPPEKKEIVLEDHDPVWLELRHTHIADASERLHEKMTNFASKNKAAQMRSKEGSELSTRDLQKIVQALPQYGEQVDKLSTHVEIAGKINRIIRDTGLRDLGQLEQDLVFGDAAAKDVINFLRTNQDTNPENKLRLLMIYATVYPEKFEGDKGVKLMQLAKLSPVDMKVISNMQLIAGSPENKTKSGSFSLKFDTGKTKQANRKDRSGEEETWQLFRFYPMLEELLEKLVKGDLSKSDYLCMNQSSHKEEESESRTGSVRKSSAPTAVPERKATPHSMRSRRTATWARPHSSDDGYSSDSVLKSASLDLKKLGQRIFVFIIGGATRSELRVCHKLTSSLRREVVLGSTSFDDPPQYITKLKLLSEKDIAGAPAQPFKPQYW, from the exons ATGCTTGGATCTACCAAAACTGGGGATTCAAAAGCTTGGAag ATACTTATCATGGACAGAGTTACGGTTAAAGTTATGTCAAAGTCCTGCAAAATGGCTGATATCACCGACCAAGGCATTTCCT TGGTAGAAGAACTTTTCAAGAGAAGGGAACCAATGCCTGGCATGGACGCTATCTACTTTATCCAACCTTCCAAAGAAAA CATTGTTATGTTTCTATCTGACATGTCTGGGAGGGAACCCTTGTACAGAAA ggcatttatttttttcagttcaACGATCCCCAAAGAACTGGTGAATCACATCAAAAGTGATTCAAGCGTCTTACCACGCATTGGGGCCTTAAGAGAG ATGAACATGGAATACTTCCCCATAGACAATCAG GGATTTCTAACTGATCACGATCAAGCATTGCAAACGCTCTATGCTGAAGATGCTGAGAATTCTCGccattttaatatttgtttgaaTATGATGGCTACTAGAATCTCTACCGTGTTTGCTTCCCTCAAG GAATTACCCTTTGTTCGGTATCGAGCTGCCAAGTCCACGGCCCCACGTGACTTGGTTCCGTCAAAGCTTGCTGCTGCTATTTGGGACTGTATCTCTAAATTCAAAGCCATTCCCAACTTCCCCCAGACCGAAACATGTGAGCTGCTCATTGTGGATAGATCAGTGGATCAG ATTGCTCCTATCATACATGAATGGACCTATGATGCTATGTGCCATGATTTGCTTGATATGGAGGGGAATAAACATGTTATTGAG GTTCCCAGTAAAACTGGTGGGCCTCCGGAGAAAAAGGAGATAGTGCTTGAAGATCATGATCCAGTGTGGCTTGAGCTTCGACACACACATATAGCAGAT gCTAGCGAGCGTTTGCATGAGAAAATGACCAACTTTGCTTCAAAGAACAAAGCCGCACAAATGAGATCAAA AGAGGGTAGCGAGTTGTCTACGCGTGATCTGCAGAAAATAGTACAGGCATTGCCACAATATGGAGAGCAAGTTGACAAACTATCCACTCATGTAGAG ATAGCTGGAAAAATTAACAGAATAATAAGAGACACGGGACTTAGGGATCTAGGGCAGCTGGAACAAGATCTTGTTTTCGGAGACGCAGCTGCCAAGGACGTTATCAATTTCCTCAGGACAAATCAG GACACAAACCCGGAGAACAAATTGCGACTATTGATGATTTATGCAACGGTGTACCCGGAGAAGTTCGAAGGTGACAAGGGCGTGAAGCTAATGCAG CTTGCTAAGTTATCACCAGTGGATATGAAAGTTATAAGCAACATGCAATTGATAGCTGGCTCTCCAGAAAACAAGACTAAATCCGGTAGTTTCTCCCTCAAATTTGACACCGGAAAg ACAAAACAAGCAAACAGGAAAGATAGGTCTGGTGAAGAAGAAACGTGGCAACTGTTCCGGTTTTATCCCATGCTCGAG GAGCTACTTGAGAAACTTGTGAAAGGGGATCTGTCCAAAAGCGACTATTTATGCATGAACCAATCGAGTCATAAGGAGGAGGAGAGTGAATCCCGAACAGGATCAGTGAGGAAGAGCTCTGCTCCTACGGCGGTTCCAGAGCGGAAAGCCACCCCTCACTCTATGAGATCAAGACGGACAGCAACTTGGGCACGTCCTCATTCTTCTGACGATGGCTATTCCAG TGACTCGGTGCTGAAAAGTGCTTCACTGGACTTGAAGAAGCTGGGGCAACGCATCTTTGTGTTCATTATTGGTGGGGCAACTCGATccgag CTCCGAGTTTGCCACAAGTTGACAAGCAGTTTGAGGAGAGAAGTGGTACTAGGCTCCACTAGTTTCGACGATCCCCCACAATACATCACG AAGCTGAAACTGCTGTCGGAGAAAGACATAGCGGGGGCTCCTGCTCAGCCCTTCAAACCACAATACTGGTGA